In one Dreissena polymorpha isolate Duluth1 chromosome 7, UMN_Dpol_1.0, whole genome shotgun sequence genomic region, the following are encoded:
- the LOC127838865 gene encoding uncharacterized protein LOC127838865, producing MKSVNRIRFNSLTATNTVEPAKPKYSSKSRSRSCPQFPKVATTYEDDEDGEEDVVRSLSTDARGGETQPCKFEVSDMGPSVIKPIILDSFAKQPADPTEISLISGTSTTVCVNVRQETTVTMTTTKFGDMGVGVVPQCPVFADRAQGSSHPRTAEERSMLQVLRDVLNISASNTCAKCKGKVTENPQDHAEPFFLTYSPPELLDRHLQLGHDIHAKELSRIPIPSTQDVNWTHFGGMPPADEISILRTQLKLMHNQLMYERHRRDQHAKRNRRLLRHIANSKTLEEQNNSMREQLQERDLRIRDLQVSIKLLENENRKLNNEQ from the exons ATGAAGAGTGTCAACAGAATCCGCTTTAACAGTCTGACAGCCACAAACACCGTGGAACCTGCAAAACCCAAATACAGCTCCAAAAGTAGGTCAAGGTCTTGTCCCCAGTTCCCGAAAGTGGCCACAACTTACGAAGACGATGAAGATGGTGAAGAGGACGTTGTGAGGAGCCTGTCAACCGACGCTCGAGGCGGCGAAACTCAGCCGTGTAAGTTTGAAGTGTCCGACATGGGTCCCTCTGTCATTAAGCCCATCATTTTGGACAGCTTTGCGAAGCAGCCAGCGGATCCGACGGAAATCTCGTTGATTTCTGGCACGAGTACGACAGTATGTGTGAACGTCCGACAAGAGACCACGGTGACTATGACAACCACTAAGTTCGGTGATATGGGGGTGGGTGTCGTCCCTCAGTGCCCCGTGTTTGCCGACCGGGCCCAAGGGTCCTCCCATCCAAGGACAGCTGAGGAGAGAAGTATGCTGCAAGTGTTACGGGATGTGCTCAACATCTCTGCATCAAATACTTGTGCAAAGTGCAAGGGAAAAGTAACGGAAAATCCCCAGG ATCATGCCGAGCCATTCTTCCTGACGTACTCACCCCCGGAGCTGCTGGACCGCCACCTACAGCTGGGACATGATATTCACGCCAAGGAGCTCAGTAGGATACCCATCCCCAGCACGCAGGACGTCAACTGGACACACTTTGGAG GCATGCCCCCGGCTGACGAGATCTCAATCCTGCGTACGCAGCTCAAGCTGATGCACAACCAGTTGATGTATGAGCGACACAGACGTGATCAGCACGCCAAGAGGAACAGACGTCTGCTACGTCACATTGCCAACAGCAAGACTCTCGAGGAACAGAACAACTCCATG CGTGAGCAACTACAGGAGCGCGATCTCAGGATTCGAGATCTGCAGGTGTCCATAAAGCTTCTTGAGAATGAGAACAGGAAGTTAAACAATGAACAATGA